The following proteins are encoded in a genomic region of Natrarchaeobius halalkaliphilus:
- a CDS encoding MBL fold metallo-hydrolase gives MGIGDCYDVTAGDWADLSYVDTGMFGTSEYGAVYILDGERPAVIESGIGTNHERILEALAEVGIDREQLAAIAVTHIHLDHAGGAGFLAEACPNADVYVPDVGASHLVDPAKLVAGTKAAVGEQWEWYVEPKPVPEDRIVGVEDGDAIDLGDHELRVHEAPGHAFHQVVFEAPERGTVFTGDAAGIWVPAREEIVETSPPSDFDLEECLADVEMLQSIDPDVLCYTHFGPRAVGDDASHALEQYSTVLEEWVAAVDAARADLGDDELVIEYFADSDELADVWGERKASAEAVMNVRGALGYLDDRE, from the coding sequence ATGGGAATCGGAGACTGTTACGACGTGACGGCCGGCGACTGGGCTGACCTCTCCTACGTCGATACCGGCATGTTCGGGACGAGCGAGTACGGTGCCGTCTACATACTCGATGGCGAACGGCCCGCCGTCATCGAAAGTGGAATCGGAACCAACCACGAGCGGATTCTCGAGGCGCTCGCGGAGGTCGGTATCGACCGTGAGCAACTCGCCGCGATCGCGGTAACGCACATCCACCTCGATCACGCGGGCGGTGCGGGATTTCTCGCGGAAGCCTGCCCGAACGCAGACGTCTACGTTCCCGACGTCGGTGCGAGTCACCTCGTCGATCCCGCGAAACTGGTCGCCGGAACGAAAGCCGCCGTCGGGGAGCAATGGGAGTGGTACGTCGAACCGAAGCCGGTCCCCGAGGATCGGATCGTCGGCGTCGAAGACGGGGACGCGATCGATCTCGGCGATCACGAACTCCGCGTCCATGAGGCACCCGGCCACGCGTTCCATCAGGTCGTATTCGAAGCGCCCGAACGCGGAACGGTCTTTACCGGTGACGCCGCGGGGATCTGGGTGCCTGCCCGCGAGGAAATCGTCGAAACTTCGCCGCCGTCCGATTTCGACCTCGAGGAGTGTCTCGCTGACGTCGAGATGCTCCAGTCCATCGATCCCGACGTACTGTGCTACACTCACTTCGGCCCGCGGGCGGTCGGTGACGATGCGTCCCACGCGCTAGAGCAGTACTCGACGGTTCTCGAGGAGTGGGTCGCTGCGGTCGACGCCGCGCGAGCGGACCTCGGAGACGACGAACTGGTGATTGAGTACTTCGCGGATTCCGACGAGCTGGCCGACGTCTGGGGCGAACGAAAGGCGAGCGCCGAGGCTGTGATGAACGTTCGAGGCGCGCTTGGCTATCTCGATGACCGAGAATAA
- a CDS encoding DUF7344 domain-containing protein, producing the protein MLDNHYQSSEYEIRFEDHEERRPELSPGDVFRLLADDHRRYAVQYFATRTSTVATVDDLATFVDDHADDADRRTIEIELVHTHLPKLAASDVILYDSSTKRVRYVGETFLETCLDWASDRDFD; encoded by the coding sequence ATGTTAGACAATCACTACCAATCAAGCGAGTACGAGATTCGGTTCGAGGATCACGAAGAACGCCGCCCTGAACTCTCGCCCGGGGACGTATTCCGCCTTCTTGCAGACGATCACCGACGATACGCCGTCCAATATTTTGCGACGCGGACATCGACCGTCGCGACGGTCGACGACCTCGCGACGTTCGTCGACGATCACGCTGACGACGCCGACCGGCGGACGATCGAAATCGAGCTCGTTCACACACACCTCCCGAAGCTCGCCGCTTCAGACGTCATCCTGTACGATTCGTCCACGAAAAGAGTTCGATACGTTGGCGAGACGTTCCTGGAGACGTGCCTCGACTGGGCCTCCGATCGTGATTTCGATTAG
- a CDS encoding bacterio-opsin activator domain-containing protein, whose amino-acid sequence MNGRPSRSDDDTKTLRILLVEDNPGDARLIEEMLDETDELVQRVGSGGATQATEMNREVRLEDGLETLGDEPIDIVLLDLNLPDSEGIQTLERIHEENEAVPIVVLTGLRDQQVGVRTIQRGAQDFLVKDEVTSELLVRTIHHAIERARQEHERRHQREQLEALNRLNRIGHDITHAVITTETRADLEQRVCERLAKSDAYRFAWMGSVNPGSNRVVPKAAAGVEDGYLDDIEITVDEDDPEGQGPSGSAIRTGSVQVMSDIHSEPDYEPWREQATERGYQASVAIPIIHEDLVYGVLNVYSSSPHAFTGPETTILARIGDVIAHAITAIERRDALVSDAVIELEFRVESFAEPLVSLSSVESCVIEIEQLIRGDETLLAYGSAHDVPQEAFQEAVDDTEGVDEVRFLSVRRNGFEFEIVAPVAASLLEAIATHGGRVDSATIAEGEFRFVVELPQGRDTRQMIEIINEQRDDVTYLAQRTTDRSDRTNADSQSVLERELTEKQRAALETAYFAGYFDWPRESTGEEIADRLGIAPATFNQHLRTAERKFFDSIFGE is encoded by the coding sequence GTGAACGGGCGTCCTTCCCGGTCCGACGACGACACAAAGACGCTTCGGATCCTCCTGGTCGAAGACAATCCGGGCGACGCCCGACTCATCGAGGAAATGCTCGACGAAACCGACGAACTCGTACAGCGGGTCGGCTCGGGCGGTGCGACGCAGGCCACGGAGATGAATCGCGAGGTGCGACTCGAGGACGGACTCGAGACGCTCGGGGACGAGCCGATAGACATCGTCTTGCTCGATCTGAATCTGCCGGATAGCGAGGGGATACAGACGCTCGAACGGATTCACGAGGAGAACGAAGCGGTACCGATCGTGGTCCTGACCGGACTCAGAGATCAACAGGTCGGCGTCAGGACCATCCAGCGCGGTGCACAGGATTTCCTGGTCAAAGACGAAGTCACGAGCGAGTTGCTCGTCCGAACGATCCATCACGCGATCGAACGGGCGCGCCAGGAGCACGAGCGACGCCATCAGCGCGAACAGCTCGAGGCCCTCAACCGGCTCAACCGGATCGGTCACGACATCACGCACGCGGTGATCACGACCGAAACGCGTGCGGATCTCGAGCAACGCGTCTGTGAGCGACTCGCGAAGTCCGATGCCTACCGCTTCGCCTGGATGGGAAGCGTCAACCCGGGGAGCAATCGCGTGGTTCCGAAGGCCGCAGCCGGCGTCGAAGATGGTTACCTGGACGATATCGAGATTACGGTCGACGAGGACGATCCCGAAGGTCAGGGACCCTCCGGATCCGCGATTCGTACCGGCTCGGTCCAGGTCATGAGCGACATTCACTCCGAACCCGACTACGAACCGTGGAGAGAGCAGGCCACAGAACGAGGCTACCAGGCGTCCGTCGCGATCCCGATCATCCACGAGGACCTCGTGTACGGCGTTCTCAACGTCTACTCGTCGTCACCGCACGCGTTTACCGGCCCCGAAACGACGATTCTCGCACGGATCGGGGACGTTATCGCACACGCGATCACGGCGATCGAACGACGCGATGCGCTGGTTAGCGACGCCGTCATCGAACTCGAGTTTCGGGTCGAATCGTTCGCAGAGCCGCTCGTTTCGCTCTCGAGTGTCGAATCGTGCGTGATCGAGATCGAACAGCTGATCCGCGGCGACGAGACGTTACTGGCGTACGGGTCGGCACACGACGTCCCCCAGGAGGCGTTTCAGGAGGCAGTCGACGACACGGAGGGCGTAGACGAGGTTCGGTTCCTCTCGGTCAGACGAAACGGGTTCGAGTTCGAGATCGTCGCTCCGGTTGCCGCGTCGCTCCTCGAGGCCATCGCGACCCACGGCGGCCGAGTCGATTCCGCGACGATCGCAGAGGGGGAGTTCCGGTTCGTCGTGGAGCTGCCCCAGGGACGGGACACTCGACAGATGATCGAAATCATCAACGAACAGCGCGACGACGTCACCTACCTCGCACAGCGGACCACCGACCGGAGCGACCGAACCAACGCGGATTCACAGTCGGTTCTCGAACGTGAGCTGACGGAAAAACAACGGGCCGCACTCGAGACGGCGTACTTCGCCGGCTACTTCGACTGGCCGCGAGAGAGTACCGGAGAAGAGATCGCGGACCGACTCGGCATCGCCCCGGCGACGTTCAATCAGCACTTGCGAACTGCGGAGCGGAAGTTCTTCGATTCGATCTTCGGTGAATAG
- a CDS encoding helix-turn-helix domain-containing protein translates to MTLLAEFSISASNFSFGAVLADHDDLLIEFESVVPTHRGLMPFVFIWDGDEHDEIEAEIRSDPTIDRVDEVERFEDGRLYRVAWNDSVEGLASAIRESGATLIEAVGVDDRWTFEIRFRDQERIEQFQELVLEYDLELQLERLSTELEVDPGMEYDLTDKQYETLVTAFEYGFFENPKEVSLAELGAELDISDAAATGRLRRGMANLLSQTVMRREGTDIE, encoded by the coding sequence ATGACACTCCTTGCCGAGTTTTCGATTTCGGCATCGAACTTTTCCTTCGGGGCCGTCCTCGCAGACCACGACGATCTTCTGATCGAATTCGAGAGCGTCGTGCCGACTCATCGCGGACTGATGCCGTTCGTATTCATCTGGGACGGCGACGAACACGACGAAATCGAGGCCGAGATCCGCTCGGACCCCACGATCGATCGAGTCGACGAGGTCGAGCGATTCGAGGATGGCCGACTCTACAGGGTCGCCTGGAACGATTCGGTCGAAGGCCTCGCATCGGCGATCCGGGAGTCGGGTGCCACGCTGATCGAAGCCGTCGGCGTCGACGATCGCTGGACGTTCGAAATTCGGTTTCGCGACCAGGAGCGGATCGAGCAGTTTCAGGAACTCGTACTCGAGTACGACCTCGAGTTACAACTCGAGCGTCTTTCGACCGAACTCGAGGTCGATCCCGGAATGGAGTACGATCTCACCGACAAACAGTACGAAACGCTCGTCACCGCCTTCGAATACGGCTTTTTCGAAAACCCGAAAGAAGTCTCGCTTGCAGAACTCGGTGCCGAACTCGACATCTCGGATGCAGCCGCGACTGGGCGGCTTCGTCGAGGAATGGCGAACCTCCTGTCGCAGACGGTGATGCGAAGAGAAGGAACCGACATCGAGTGA
- a CDS encoding cation diffusion facilitator family transporter yields the protein MTAAGVDEQTQFTRAAAVNVVGNAAKIAVEGAAGLAFGSIALLADAAHSVADLVASVVVLIWGRSSFDEPDDTHPHGHDRIEPLTALFVGAVLALLGLSLLYESVQGLAVSDPPDANPLLLGALAFAIVDMYLVYRYTEYVNAALESTALSALSTDCLNDIYTSMAAVVGVIGVLLGHPILDPLAGGLVSVLVIYQGVEIGRENVDYLIGAAADPDQYDEITRTLRSHPDVEGVHDLTVFYDGTVLEVEVHVEVDGDIPFRHAHDVESDLVSRLREVDEVGDAHVHLDPSGIGEWKDRANGI from the coding sequence ATGACCGCCGCCGGAGTCGACGAGCAGACACAATTCACGCGAGCAGCGGCGGTGAACGTCGTCGGAAACGCGGCGAAGATCGCCGTCGAAGGGGCTGCTGGGCTCGCGTTCGGCAGCATTGCGTTGCTCGCGGACGCGGCACACTCCGTGGCGGACCTCGTCGCGAGCGTGGTCGTCCTCATCTGGGGGCGGAGTTCGTTCGACGAACCGGACGATACTCACCCGCACGGCCACGACCGGATCGAACCCCTGACGGCGCTGTTCGTCGGGGCTGTGCTCGCTTTGCTGGGATTGAGTCTCCTCTACGAATCGGTTCAGGGTCTCGCAGTCAGCGATCCGCCCGATGCGAATCCCCTGTTGCTCGGCGCGCTCGCTTTCGCAATCGTCGATATGTACCTCGTCTACCGGTACACGGAGTACGTCAACGCAGCGCTCGAGTCGACAGCGCTCTCGGCGCTCTCGACGGACTGTCTGAACGACATTTACACCTCGATGGCCGCCGTCGTCGGCGTGATCGGCGTCCTGCTCGGCCATCCGATTCTCGATCCCCTCGCGGGCGGACTCGTCAGCGTACTCGTCATCTATCAAGGCGTCGAGATCGGCCGGGAGAACGTCGATTACCTCATCGGTGCCGCGGCCGATCCCGACCAGTACGACGAGATCACGCGAACGCTGCGAAGCCATCCCGACGTCGAAGGCGTCCACGACCTGACGGTCTTTTACGATGGAACCGTCCTCGAGGTCGAAGTTCACGTCGAAGTCGACGGCGATATCCCGTTCCGTCACGCACACGACGTGGAGTCCGACCTCGTCTCCCGGCTTCGTGAGGTCGACGAGGTTGGTGATGCACACGTCCACCTCGACCCGTCGGGGATCGGTGAGTGGAAAGATCGGGCCAACGGGATATAG
- a CDS encoding response regulator, which translates to MSTAGSTQPERAQILLVEDNPGDVRLTEEAFKRGRIDNDLHVASDGNEALDFLSQRGSYADVPRPDLILLDLNLPRTDGEEVLKELKDDPTLRSIPVIVLTSSRAEEDIARSYELHANAYLTKPVDPDEFIKTVRAFEKFWFSVVRLPSEVE; encoded by the coding sequence ATGAGTACTGCTGGATCCACACAGCCCGAACGAGCACAGATCCTGTTAGTCGAGGACAATCCGGGTGACGTCAGACTAACCGAAGAAGCGTTCAAGCGGGGACGAATCGACAACGACCTCCACGTCGCCTCCGACGGGAACGAAGCGCTCGATTTTCTCTCCCAGCGCGGTTCCTACGCCGACGTCCCACGACCCGATCTCATCCTGCTGGATCTCAACCTGCCGCGAACGGACGGCGAAGAAGTCCTCAAAGAACTCAAAGACGATCCCACGCTTCGATCGATTCCGGTGATCGTACTAACGAGTTCGCGGGCCGAAGAGGACATCGCGAGATCGTACGAGCTACACGCCAACGCCTACCTGACCAAGCCAGTCGATCCCGACGAGTTCATCAAGACCGTCAGGGCGTTCGAAAAGTTCTGGTTTTCGGTCGTTCGCCTCCCATCGGAGGTCGAATAA
- a CDS encoding AMP-dependent synthetase/ligase, translating to MNWRDAEREYVDAVIEETTIGRMFEDAAERNPNRPAQRYKGGVYDRSLTDDLVPAAKPGTFRTLSYAEMRDIVRHLAAGFRDLGVGLGDRVAIFANTRMEWAQCDFALLGAGAVVTTVYTGSSTDQIRYLLSDPNASGVVVENQECLEDVLAVEDELELEFVVSIDELEGYDDRPDVLTLGELRERGAETFDLERYREWVDEPGLDDLASLIYTSGTTGRPKGVQLTHRNFRSNVNQIRKRYGPRPDKDEDLPVIDENVRSVSYLPLAHVFERTAGHFTLFASGACVAYAEDPETLQEDFSAVQPNTATSVPRVYEKIYDAIREQASESSVKQRIFEWATDVGVEYQQADSPGPILTVKQTLADRLVFSTVREALGGNIDLLISGGGSLSADLCQLYYAMGLPIYEGYGLTETAPVVTVNPPEAPKIGTIGPALPGVELEIDETTVDQEAFDDPGDVGELLVRGPNVSDGYWNKPGATDRSFTDGGWFRTGDIVHRRPDDYLEFRDRAKQILVLSTGKNVAPAPIEDAFAASERVEQCMVVGDGRKFVGALLVPNTPHIREWADREGIDLPDDPEAIVEDERVREYVRAEVDDVNESFEAHETIKRFELVPREFTEENEMLTPTMKKKRRVIMDRFDDRIERIYEEREATQ from the coding sequence ATGAACTGGCGGGACGCCGAACGCGAATACGTCGACGCGGTGATCGAAGAGACGACGATCGGTCGCATGTTCGAGGATGCAGCCGAGCGCAACCCGAACCGTCCCGCCCAGCGATACAAGGGTGGTGTTTACGATAGATCGCTGACGGACGACCTCGTTCCAGCGGCGAAACCCGGAACGTTTCGGACGCTCTCGTACGCCGAAATGCGTGATATCGTCCGTCACCTCGCGGCTGGATTCCGCGATCTGGGCGTCGGCCTCGGTGATCGAGTTGCTATCTTCGCGAATACGCGGATGGAGTGGGCCCAGTGCGATTTCGCTCTCCTCGGTGCCGGTGCGGTCGTGACGACCGTCTATACGGGCTCCTCGACCGATCAGATTCGGTACCTCCTCTCGGATCCGAACGCCTCCGGCGTCGTCGTCGAGAATCAGGAGTGTCTCGAGGACGTGCTCGCGGTCGAGGACGAACTCGAACTCGAATTCGTCGTCTCGATCGACGAACTCGAGGGATACGACGATCGTCCGGACGTGTTGACACTCGGTGAACTCCGCGAGCGTGGTGCGGAGACGTTCGACCTCGAGAGGTACCGAGAGTGGGTCGACGAACCCGGCCTGGACGACCTCGCGAGTCTGATCTACACGAGCGGTACGACCGGCAGACCGAAGGGCGTGCAGTTGACGCACCGAAACTTTCGATCGAACGTCAATCAGATTCGAAAGCGCTACGGCCCGCGACCCGACAAAGACGAGGACCTTCCCGTAATCGACGAGAACGTTCGATCGGTGTCGTACCTCCCGCTCGCACACGTCTTCGAACGGACCGCGGGACACTTTACGCTGTTTGCAAGCGGAGCCTGTGTCGCCTACGCGGAGGACCCGGAAACGCTCCAGGAGGATTTCAGTGCGGTCCAGCCGAATACCGCGACCAGCGTGCCGCGCGTCTACGAGAAGATTTACGATGCGATCCGCGAGCAGGCGAGTGAGTCATCCGTCAAACAACGGATCTTCGAGTGGGCGACCGACGTCGGGGTCGAGTATCAGCAGGCGGACTCGCCCGGACCGATACTCACCGTGAAACAGACGCTCGCGGACAGGCTCGTCTTCTCGACGGTTCGGGAGGCACTCGGCGGAAATATCGACCTCCTCATCAGCGGCGGCGGCAGTCTCTCTGCCGACCTCTGTCAGCTCTATTATGCGATGGGGTTGCCGATCTACGAGGGCTACGGCCTGACTGAGACCGCACCCGTTGTCACGGTCAACCCGCCGGAAGCGCCGAAAATCGGAACGATCGGTCCGGCGCTCCCCGGCGTCGAACTCGAGATCGACGAGACCACCGTCGATCAGGAGGCATTCGATGATCCCGGCGACGTAGGCGAACTCCTCGTTCGGGGGCCGAACGTTTCCGACGGCTACTGGAACAAACCCGGTGCCACCGACCGTTCGTTCACCGACGGCGGCTGGTTCCGTACCGGCGACATCGTACACCGCCGCCCGGACGACTACCTCGAGTTTCGCGACCGTGCAAAGCAGATACTCGTCCTTTCGACCGGCAAGAACGTTGCTCCCGCTCCGATCGAGGACGCGTTTGCAGCAAGCGAACGCGTCGAACAGTGTATGGTCGTCGGGGACGGAAGGAAGTTCGTCGGCGCGTTGTTGGTTCCGAACACGCCACACATCCGAGAGTGGGCCGACCGGGAAGGAATCGATCTCCCCGACGATCCCGAGGCGATCGTCGAGGACGAACGCGTCCGCGAGTACGTTCGAGCGGAGGTCGACGACGTCAACGAGTCGTTCGAAGCTCACGAGACGATCAAACGGTTCGAACTCGTCCCACGGGAGTTCACCGAAGAAAACGAGATGCTCACTCCAACGATGAAAAAAAAGCGTCGCGTTATTATGGATCGATTCGACGACCGGATCGAGCGGATCTACGAGGAAAGGGAGGCGACTCAGTGA
- a CDS encoding HalOD1 output domain-containing protein, with the protein MGHGESISVTITRAVAAYDGVRPTELDPPLYDAIDTDALNALFRPSDNATDNRSISLEFRYEDYTIRVAGPDDIEIELANATPESTETR; encoded by the coding sequence ATGGGGCACGGGGAGTCAATAAGTGTCACGATCACTCGGGCGGTCGCAGCCTACGATGGAGTCCGTCCTACGGAACTCGATCCGCCGCTCTACGACGCGATCGATACGGATGCGCTCAATGCGCTATTTCGGCCGAGTGACAACGCTACCGACAACCGGTCGATTTCGCTCGAGTTTCGCTACGAGGACTATACGATCCGCGTCGCCGGCCCGGACGACATCGAAATCGAACTGGCCAACGCTACACCCGAATCTACGGAGACGAGGTAG
- a CDS encoding HalOD1 output domain-containing protein, producing the protein MTEYRRNRSVNECLVRVEVDEHEQPSVAVIRAIEQATSDEPAEMRPLFEFVSPESLDRLFVDTNSTTRRGIVEFSLERFEVRIVDGQYVELREHGATS; encoded by the coding sequence ATGACCGAGTACCGACGCAACCGTTCCGTCAACGAGTGTCTGGTTCGAGTCGAGGTAGACGAACACGAACAGCCGTCAGTAGCCGTCATCCGCGCGATCGAACAAGCGACCAGCGACGAACCGGCCGAGATGCGTCCGCTCTTCGAGTTCGTTTCACCCGAATCGCTCGACCGCCTCTTCGTCGATACGAACTCGACGACCCGTCGAGGTATCGTCGAGTTCTCGCTCGAGCGATTCGAGGTTCGAATCGTCGACGGCCAGTACGTGGAACTGCGCGAGCACGGCGCGACATCATAA
- the crcB gene encoding fluoride efflux transporter CrcB, whose protein sequence is MSLAVWPSLTDVLAAFDPEPAHLVGTGGAIGAVLRYGVYRQLSSERFPWPTLAVNVIGSFVFGLAIFAGASESTIQLLGIGICGAFTTFSSFSVETIQLYERGDRSLAVANAVGNLVLSVAGIGLAWVVVTLV, encoded by the coding sequence ATCTCGCTCGCCGTCTGGCCCTCCTTGACGGACGTCCTCGCCGCGTTCGATCCCGAGCCGGCACATCTGGTCGGAACCGGCGGGGCGATCGGTGCCGTTCTTCGCTACGGCGTCTACCGGCAGCTCTCGAGCGAGCGGTTCCCGTGGCCGACGCTCGCCGTGAACGTGATCGGAAGCTTCGTCTTCGGGCTGGCGATTTTCGCGGGGGCCAGCGAATCGACTATTCAACTGCTCGGAATCGGCATCTGTGGCGCGTTTACCACCTTTTCGTCGTTCTCGGTCGAGACGATTCAGTTGTACGAACGCGGCGACCGATCACTCGCCGTTGCGAACGCGGTCGGAAACCTCGTTCTCTCGGTCGCCGGTATCGGTCTCGCCTGGGTCGTCGTCACCCTGGTCTAA
- a CDS encoding fluoride efflux transporter FluC — MPDDHPLVRLETLALIVIGGFAGANLRFFALGLVSDIVAVLAVNVLGSFLLGFLVYEAEYMDVLERNSRLLFTTGFLSSLTTYSTFAIQTAVNAGPAEPLLLAAVVVGNYGLGFVGVLASRSLARRVAAETAHSAGGETA; from the coding sequence ATGCCAGACGATCATCCTCTCGTTCGACTCGAGACGCTCGCGTTGATCGTGATCGGTGGCTTCGCCGGGGCGAACCTCCGTTTTTTTGCCCTCGGTCTCGTCTCTGATATCGTGGCGGTGTTGGCCGTCAACGTGCTCGGAAGCTTCTTGCTGGGTTTTCTCGTCTACGAGGCCGAGTACATGGACGTTCTCGAGCGCAACTCGCGATTGCTCTTTACCACCGGGTTTCTCTCGTCGCTGACGACTTACAGCACGTTTGCGATCCAGACCGCGGTGAATGCGGGACCGGCGGAGCCGCTGTTGCTCGCCGCGGTCGTCGTCGGTAACTACGGGCTCGGATTCGTCGGCGTTCTCGCCAGCCGGTCGCTCGCACGCCGGGTCGCCGCTGAGACAGCGCATTCAGCCGGGGGTGAGACGGCGTGA
- a CDS encoding HdeD family acid-resistance protein: protein MNTATVDDEPSGYSLERGWRTLAIAGVAVGLIGLIAIAFPLATGLSVTIGLGALLVVGGIVHGAHAYTARGWSGSLWQLTLAVVSIVAGIVLLTNPVIGLATLTILAIAYLLVDAVAELWLSMRMADRPGRLSVAASGVLSLVLAGLLWAGFPADAAWAIGLLVGIGLLATGLSMGIVAINGRNADETMSGATEPRGA from the coding sequence ATGAACACAGCAACAGTAGACGATGAACCGAGCGGATACTCCCTCGAGCGAGGATGGCGAACGCTCGCGATCGCGGGCGTTGCCGTTGGATTGATCGGATTGATCGCGATCGCGTTCCCGCTCGCGACCGGTCTTTCGGTAACGATCGGTCTCGGCGCGCTTCTCGTCGTGGGTGGAATCGTCCACGGCGCACACGCGTACACCGCACGCGGCTGGAGCGGCTCTCTCTGGCAGCTTACGCTCGCGGTCGTCTCGATCGTCGCCGGGATCGTCCTGCTTACAAACCCCGTCATCGGGCTCGCGACCCTCACGATCCTGGCGATCGCGTACCTCCTCGTCGACGCCGTGGCTGAACTCTGGCTGTCGATGCGAATGGCGGACCGGCCCGGACGCCTGTCCGTTGCCGCGAGCGGCGTCCTCTCGCTCGTCCTCGCCGGTCTGCTCTGGGCTGGATTCCCGGCCGATGCGGCCTGGGCGATCGGACTGCTCGTCGGTATCGGTCTCCTCGCCACCGGACTCTCGATGGGTATCGTCGCGATCAACGGCAGAAACGCCGACGAAACGATGTCGGGGGCGACCGAACCACGCGGCGCGTAG
- a CDS encoding MFS transporter, translating to MDVRTAFGRELTALWADGKGSSLVTVATAWGLLVGARMIYPIVLPYLQGTYGLSLSVAGLLVTVLWLFGSIGQLPGGMLADRYNERTLMAASTIVVAVALGFVVTASTPVVLFLATALWGLGHSLYPIARITFLSNLYSERLGSALGVTMATGDIGQTVLPPIAAVLAVAIAWQVGLGFVAPLLLLVGITMYFTVPVRTSTESERDPQSMRETLAIFGELRNPEMGFMTVILFLYIFIWQSFTAFYPTYLTNVKELSPAIASVLFGFFFAVGVVVKPVAGGAYDRIGMRGSLISILLPPVLGFSLLPFVDNVWLLVGLTACISTMLGSGAVTQSYLADSFSEEMKGTGLGVVRTTTATLGAGGPLLFGVIADYGYFDEGYIVLAVIMAVVILLTVRMPGGRETASRA from the coding sequence ATGGATGTTCGGACAGCCTTCGGACGGGAACTGACGGCGTTGTGGGCGGATGGCAAGGGGTCGTCCCTCGTTACGGTCGCGACCGCGTGGGGGCTCCTGGTCGGTGCGCGTATGATCTACCCGATCGTGCTTCCGTACCTACAGGGAACGTACGGGCTGAGTCTGTCGGTTGCGGGACTGTTGGTGACCGTTCTGTGGCTTTTCGGCTCGATCGGCCAGCTGCCGGGTGGGATGCTCGCCGACAGATACAACGAGCGCACGCTGATGGCCGCGAGTACGATCGTCGTTGCGGTCGCTCTCGGGTTCGTGGTCACCGCCTCGACGCCGGTCGTTCTGTTTCTCGCGACGGCACTCTGGGGGCTTGGCCACTCGCTGTATCCGATCGCCCGGATTACGTTCCTGTCGAACCTCTATTCCGAGCGTCTGGGGAGTGCACTCGGCGTGACGATGGCGACGGGGGATATCGGACAGACGGTCCTTCCGCCGATTGCAGCCGTTCTCGCCGTCGCTATCGCGTGGCAGGTCGGCCTTGGCTTCGTCGCCCCGCTGCTCTTGCTCGTCGGAATAACAATGTACTTCACCGTTCCCGTTCGGACCTCGACTGAATCTGAGAGGGACCCGCAGTCGATGCGTGAGACGTTGGCGATCTTTGGAGAACTTCGAAACCCGGAGATGGGGTTTATGACGGTGATTTTGTTTCTCTACATCTTCATCTGGCAGTCGTTTACGGCGTTTTATCCGACCTATCTGACGAACGTCAAAGAGCTATCGCCCGCCATAGCGAGCGTGCTGTTCGGGTTCTTCTTCGCGGTCGGCGTCGTGGTCAAACCGGTCGCAGGTGGGGCCTACGATCGGATCGGAATGCGCGGATCGCTCATCAGTATCCTCCTCCCGCCAGTCCTCGGATTTTCGCTCCTTCCGTTCGTCGACAACGTCTGGCTTCTCGTCGGGCTGACGGCCTGTATCAGCACGATGCTCGGATCGGGCGCGGTCACGCAATCGTATCTCGCGGACTCGTTTTCCGAAGAGATGAAGGGGACGGGACTCGGCGTCGTTCGAACGACGACCGCAACGCTCGGCGCTGGCGGTCCGCTTCTGTTCGGAGTGATCGCAGATTACGGCTACTTCGACGAGGGGTACATCGTTCTGGCCGTTATCATGGCGGTCGTAATTCTTCTCACGGTTCGGATGCCAGGGGGACGAGAGACCGCGTCGAGAGCGTGA